The Zingiber officinale cultivar Zhangliang chromosome 2A, Zo_v1.1, whole genome shotgun sequence genomic sequence TGGCTggtacagatcatttgaaaggagcaaaaatctcatccggaaagccttgaatgatttgGTCATGATTCAAAAAGTCTGCGGAggggacagacctcaagaagtccTATGTATGCAATTGCCTGATAACTCCAGCCGCCGTGTATGGTACGGTCGCGgcaaagcgtgccccagcctgggatagAAATTCGGGAGAGGTCAGATAGGACCTTCGACTTCGCAGGCAACGATCAgcctctccttcttgatagaccgTCAGAGCAGTGGATACTCCTGTCAAAGCCGCCCGAGACTGGGATAGTTCCGCCCTCAAGGCCTCCAACTCAGCCCCTTGAGTCTCCAACTGTGCCGCCTGAACCTCCAGTTTATTGTTCTTCTCCTGCAGAAGAGTATCTTTGGACTGTATTTCCTGAGCCTGATGGGCTAGCTGTTGCTGATACCCTGCCTCAGATGCAGCTCTCTCCTCCCTCATAGCTCGGAGCTCATCTTTCACCTGTATCAGGGAACGTTTCTGACGGTCGCTCTGATTGGTTAGGGCTTGAATCTCCGCTCGCAAAGCATAGCTGGCTTGGGCAGGGTCGTTCAGTTGCAGCTCTAATTCGGAGACTCTCTCccggagttctttgctttcatgatggagggtgtggaaggattggttcagcaccaaAGATTCTGCGTGAGTCTGGGCGGAAGATATAATCCTCAGTTAAGGCAATACAATAGCAAGGGTAAGGTGAGGAGTACGTACTTTGgcccaggacttcgagaacctatccatctggACCAACGGCGGCGCGTTACCCATTTGAtccatgctctctgcccacaaactgccgaggcagcctttcatcatcagaaggCTCGTAGGGGCGTCAGACCGCCGAGCTAGAGCAGCTTCAGAGGGGATGGTAGTCCTGTAACGATGGCGGATGGAGGAGGAAGGCTGAGAAGGGCCGGCGTCAGCACCAGGAGGAGCGGGAGGTGGCTCGGGAACGGGCTCCATTGGCGCGGGGTTTTGATGATCGCCTGGGCTGTCTTCCTCTGCAGCAGTAGGGACAGAGCGGAATGCAGCTAGTCGTCCCCTGTAGGGATTGGGAGAGGCTGCcagataaagaaaacaaaaataaagaggGAAGTGATGTCAGAACCAGTCACGACGAAAGCAAGGGGCAATGTGGTAGTATAAGGAACAGAATCAAGCGTTGATAAAGTCAGACTTGGTCTTCGGCGCCGcctgtgaagcaggggctggttaTCAAAGTCAGAGTCATCAGAGCGGGGCTGACCCTGTGAAGAGGCTGTCGCACCCCTGCCTGTGGCGCCCCAGCCGGATGAGCTTAGACCGGCGCGATGAAGAGTTGCGCGACCACGTCCGGAGGCTCGGGGGGCTCCCCGGAAGACGCATCTGGCCGGACGGTCGGCTGGATCACGACCCCGACCTCGGCTCGAGGCAGCAGGCGAAGGAGAAGCGGCGTGTGAGGCAGGGCTGGGAGCAGGCTGAGCCGCTGCCCCGAAGGAGGCGAATCCaagatgagggagtagcctcctatCCAAGATTGCCCGACCGCGCCGCAGTATTTCCAGGTCATCGAAGGGCAGAGGCAGAACCTCTGACGCACGATGCAAAACTTCAGCTGAAGGCGCAAACACGAGAAGTCATTCTCACAGGGAAAGTGATCGAAAAGGAGGCACTCAACACGAACTTACCTAAGGAGCGCGGTGTGTCAGAGGTAGAGTGGCTCAGCCTGAAGAAAGAAAGTAGGTCTTCAGATAGCAGTCTTGTCAGATTCAAGCGCCAATCCTCCATTCGAGTGGCAGCCGTAGCATAGGGGAGGTCCATGTGGAATTCGTCCAGCGCCGGAGTTAGAGGCAGCTCAGGTTGCCAATACATGGGCCAGTCTGTTTCCTCgggaaaccggagaaaaaagaacttttttCTCCAGTTAGCACTAGGAGGatggagaggagagaagaaagtGGCGTGGTTGCGAGCTTGGAAATAAAAAAGACCGTCGGCGTGCCGAGCAAGAGCAAAGAAGCAGTGAAAAAGGGGAGCTGACCAAGAAACCTCAtaaacttcgcagagtattacgaagccacataaaatctttatggaattgggagttagctgacctaGAGGAATCTTAAAGTAGCGACACACGCCAGACAAAAAAGGATGAGGAGGCAGACGAAGGCCAGATACAAATTGTTCAGTAAAGAAGGTACACGAAccaggcggaggatcgaagtacaGGTTCACGCTAGTGgggatgatggggcgaaagctagtagggatttcataagtatactgcaggtcatcccaatccaactcagcgAAAGACGAAGCGTCTGGGAAGTGCTCCGCCAACAAGGAGATCCAAGAAGGAGAACTCATTGCGAAAGAGCTTATCTCAGGTGATAAAAAGAACAGACGAAAAGAAGAGgcttggagaaaaggaaggaGCGCGGCGTGATCTCGGAAGCAGTCAGTCGGCGACGGCGGCGTTTGAGTGCTCCGTGGTGATGACGAAGCATAACCgaagggagagaggaagaagatacttataggtatggtggaggAAGGATATTTTCGTACGTTAATAACGGATGGTGGATACAAGGGCGGAAATAGACAAGGAGCGCTCTACGATGAGCCTTGAGAGTATGACCAGAGGACATTATAGGAAAGGCAAAGGCTCGAAGTACGAGGCGCCTCATGAGGtacgaaaaaagaggaaagagaaaaaagggggaaaaaaggGCACACTCAGTTCAGCCAAATTTTCGCCAAACAGGTGATTGCCTCGTGAGGGCAAAAGTGGGCGGAAGCGTCCGTCAGAGAGAAAGGTGGAGCAGATCAGCGAGCTTCATGGACATGTGTCAAAGACAAAAAGTAAAAGCTGATCCTCACCAGGCTCGGTATGAAAGCGACTATCGGGAGGAGAGCGACGTAGCAAAGACAAAATAAGCAAGAGCAAGCTAAGTACAGCCATTCAAAGTTCAGCAAGATCACGCGAATGAGTACAATCACGGAAGGTTCGGCATCAACACATAAGAGGTGAACATTACAACACATCGCTCATCATACGACATCCGGGGGAGAAGGCGCAGAATCAACGGAGGCCAGTGGAAGGAGCCCGGGGTCGGCTGGCACTACGTCGGAAGACGCAGGATCCGCAGACGCTTCAGGAACAGCAGCAGGCAGAGCCCGGGCAGAAACATCCATGGGAGCCTGATCGGCCGCAGggggaggagcctccaagaggaaaagtccctcatccgcttcgaaggaagggaaggtttcctgcggcaattccctggttaggcgagctgtgtccaagaaggtggcaggaggtgccgagcGTAGGAAACCTTGCTCAAAGGCCTGTTTGACCCCACCAGCGGCCCCATGACAGAGCAACAAGACCATCCAGCGTCCCAGCTtatggaggaagaaggaagagcggACGTAGGCTAGTCTGTACGCCTTTAGCCGCTCTGATTTGCCAGCCCGGTATACCTCCAAACTGTTCTGGTTCTCCACAGCCTCGGCGCGGGCCACGGACAAATCGCTCTGGCCTTGAGACACCGCTTCTTGGGCCTTCGATAACTCCACTTGCAAGGATTGGAGAAGGGCTTGGCAAGTTTCCCACTGAGTCCGCATGGTTGCTTCCCGGCTAGCGACAGCACTAACCAGGGCCGGGGCATCGGCCAACCCCATTTGCAAGAGCTCCTGACCTTGCCGCAGCAGTGTCAACTCCTCTGATTGGGAaagcagctctgcctctttggCTTTCAGCTCAGAAACTGTCGCCTGATGACGATCCGCTTCAGAGGCCAAGGAAGACTCACTCGTCTTCAAAGCCGCCTCCAACTGTTGAAGTTTAGCGAAAGCAGCATGCGAAATGGCCCGAGCAGAGGCCGCCGACTCCCCGGCGGCACGCAGATAAGCATCCAAGCTTCCAAGAGAAGGCTCAGGAGGAGCTGAGGAAACCGTAGGGTGCTCTAGTTCCTGAAGACGTGCCTTGAGCGCCGCGTTCTCTCGTTGAAGCTCGGCCGCTCGTTGCACGGCGCTCAGACTCGCGGAGCAGGtctgccagtagccggaagaagagaaaggaagttaCAGAAACACACGGATaccaggaagaagaagagaaagagcttACCGCTACCAGGGAGCGAGCAATTTGATCAAACTCCTCCAAAGGGGAACTGCTCTCCCAGAACTGCCGATTGGCTGATTGCCAGGAGGTAGCCAAGTCCCCATAGAAATCGACCCTACCAAAGATAGGGGATAGGTCGGCAGCGGATGTGTAGGCCGGGTCGGTCTCTGAGGGAAGCCTCCAAGAAGCCTCAAAGGCCAAGTCCGCAGATGGCAGTTCCAGAGTCGGCATGGCTGAGCTCACATGCacgagaggaggagaagttgaGCGAGTTAGCGAGCCCGGGGGCTGATCGCCAGAGGACGAAGGCGGGGCAGGTAATATACTCTGGATTGGCAGCGGAGCGGTCAGGTCCGATGGCGGGTCTGccacctccagatcagaggccttctccCGGGCCAAGTTTGTCTCCTGGGTCGAGCCCGTGTCCGAGGACCTGGTGGGGGAAGAGATGCTCACTACGCGTTGAcgccaaggaggtggaggagaagttgcggCGGCTGGGGCTGTTCTCTTGCCCTTGCACGTAAGGCGCAACTTCATAGTTGGCGGGAGAGAAGGCACTGGTCCCGCGGGCGATGGCTCAGCCGCAGGTTGATCAGAGATGCGGGGTAGGGCTGAGTCTGCAGGGCTGAGAGCAGGTGGCTCAATAAGCATCGGGGCGTCCTCCGCATCAGAAGCCCGGAGTTCCGAAAGCCGGGGACCGGCAGTAGCAGCGGGGTCAGATGGTAGACCCTGTGTTAGCTCCTCATTCAGAGCTTACAGAACGGCCATCGAGGGTGTCTCCTGACTGGCGAAGGAACGGAGGATGGCAGCCActacaaaaataagaagaaaaagcacCTCAATTAGCGAAGAGCGGTATACAAAAAGAtaacaacttaccaaaaggagcacCGATTTCTGTAGAGACAGGACTAAAGCCAAAAGCGTGcagaatgccttctagcatcagcaCAGACAAGCGAACAACAACACCTCTCAGCTTGTCCCAAGCCGCGGAGCAGGCAGGTTCATGGACATGCGAAGGGAAGTCCGAAGCAAGGAGGGGACGCCATTGGGAAGTCCCAgctaaggggacggggggctTGAGAAAGAAAAAGTGAGacctccagcctttattggaagagtGTAGGTCACCAAAAAACTTAtggcccggcttggcctgaacgttgaatacccCTGCTTCGGCTTGCCGGAAGGAATAGAAGTGATGGAATAGTCTAGCGGTCAAGGGGATttgataaatgcggcacaagatgatggttccaCAGACCGCTCGGAATACGTTTGGGGCAAACTGGGAGATACCAATACCACAATACTGACTCAACTCGGAGAAAAAAGGatgcaaaggaaagcgaagaccacctaagatttgatccctaaaaatagtgataaacccttcgggaggagaagaaggatgttcaTCTGGTGAGGGGAGACGAAACTCATATGCGTCGCCTAGCCCCAGATTGGATTGCAGTGAAGACAGGTcgtgatggtctaaatcagagatgtaaCGCGAATACCAGAAGAGTTCCTTACCGTCCATGATTACGAGGAGTAAGCAGGCGAGGGGAAGGAAGACAAGAGGGGTCACAGGTCGGGCGCAAGCAGGGGGACGGGGAGTTGCACTGCCAGAAACGGCCGCGAACGAGAGGAGGAGGATAGCGAAGCGTTGAAGTAAGGaaagcggactgcctttagggtttataaaacccattcattcctaggaaacatcgagagtcgagccgagtatctttttgggtaacgCGCCTCAACGCCGTCGGATGGGAAATAAGTGCCGAAGGATGCAAAAAGGGGTCAGAGGCTGGCGTCAGGGGGCGTGCGCAGTAAAGGCGCCGGACAGGTGTCATCGCGAGAAGAAGCATATTAAAGGTCGACAAGGCAAGGTAATCATGAAGGGGCGTGGCCTcaaaaaagaagcattcttcgtGAAAGGCTCAAGGCTAGGCGGGAAGTTTAGTGAAGCTGCAGAAGCCAAGCAATTCAAAAGGGTCGCAAATAAGACAGGCCAGCGGGAGTGATTGCCAGATCAGAAAAGTAGCAAGCAGGTCTGCGGGGGTGTGCCTCATTTAGATCGGCCGAGCAAGCAGCTCTGCGTTGGTAGCCCCTGATCTGAGCAGCTAACCGGGCGCGTCACGCGAACTGCAGGGTCATCATAAGATGCAAGGGCACTGTGGCCCAGGGGTTGAGTAAGGTTTTTACGCTCCCTCCTCTATTCTTAATTCTATACCGTACGTGATGCAATTGCAGGAAGAAACGCGACGCAAATGAGTAAGCCCAAAGATAGCAATAGCGACTAGATTAACTAAAGCAATGAGGTCGGCGTAGGCGGGACGGATGAAGGCAGTGCGTCTATACCTTTGTCGATTGGGGttcttactggtctcggaccagcgccatcgccaccggtctcggaccagagtagcccagactctcgcctcagtgcgagttataagtgagctatgctctcacgcccaacgacctttccggtcggctcccatgcgagaattaaaagtgagccttgtgctcacgcccaacgaccttttaggtcggtaatcccagactctcgcctcagtgcgagttataagtgagctctttCCGTGCGACCTTCAGTCGGCTCCCAtcacgaattataagtgagccctgtgctccaTGGCTTGACACAGGTGGTGGCCCAGAACTCTCGCCTCGGTcacgggttataagtgagctctgctctcacgcagCGACCTTCAGGTGGCTCCcatcgagaattataagtgagccctgtgctccaGTGACACACAGGTCGGTggcccagactctcgccttagtgcgagttataagtgagctctgctctcacgcccaacgacctttcaggctcccatgcgagaatttaaagtgagccttgtgctcacgcctaACGACAGGTCGGTAATCCCGGACTCTCGCCTCGGtgaggttataagtgagctctgctctcacaccctttcaggtcggctcccatgcaagaattataagtgagcctgtgCTCCATGCCTGACAGGTCGGTGGTTCAGAACTCTCGCCTCGGTcagggttataagtgagctctactctcacgcccaacgacctttcaggtcggctcccatgcgagaattataagtgagccttgtgctcacgcccaacgaccttttagggcGGTAATCCCAGACtatcgcctcagtgcgagttataagtgagctctgctctcacgcccaacgacctttcaagtcggctcccatgcgagaattataagtgagccctgtgctcacgcccaacgaccttttaggtcggtaatcccagactctcacctcagtgcgagttataagtgagctctgctctcacgcccaacgacctttcaggtcggctcccatgcgagaattataagtgagccctgtgctcacgcccaacgaccttttaggtcagtagtcccagactctcgcctcagtgcgagttataagtgagctctgctctcacgcccaacgacctttcaggtcggctcccctGCGAGAATCAAAAATGAGCtttgtcctcacgcccaacgacctactAGGTCGACCCCATACGGGACTCAAGAATCATCCCCCCCTGCGAGAATCATAAGCGAACTCGACGTCCACGCCTAACTACCTCTTAGAGGGATATGCCTCACGTTGTGCGAAGCATTTTCAaataatcaggtcagctacatctgacttcattttagcttctttatgcaaattgcaaatatgcagcaaacaagcAAGGTACGGAGTACGGGAGACCATCTACCCTACCCCTAAAGCGTCCATATTAACCGCGGAATCAGGTTTTGCACGTTCATCACAGTTTTAATTCTTAAAGCTTTATATCAGTGTTATTATTCAAAATACATACATAAAAACGAGTCAAGACACGACTTTGGTTTCTTATATACAAGCCAATTTTTTATGAATGCTGCCTAGATTAAAATTGAGCAGAAAAGATCAGGCCGGAAAAAGACAAAATACAAGGGTAGCAGCGCAGTTCAGCAAGAAGGTGATACAGCCAAGGCCACAAGCAGGAACGCCTTGTgacaaaggagccactgagacaactattccCCAGACCAGCTTTGACTCGGGGAAGGGATTGGCCATGGAGAATGAGCACTTCCGCGTGAAGACCTGTCGGGAGACTTAGGGGCGTTCGAAGCCCGAGCCAGCTCCGCATGTAAGGAGTCAATGACTGCTTGTTGCTGggcgatcgtgtcttgcttgACGTCAAGGCACGTGCGGAGAAGGGATAACTCCGCCTCGTGCTCTCGCTTCAAGCATTCTTGGAGGCTAAGTtggcgctgcaggctagcctggcattcctctttcctcgccttctccGGATGCACACAATGCTTCGCGACACGATACTGGGCTTCCATGGAGTGCAGGGCAGCTGTCTGGCGAGCGCGTTCCTGGGACACGTGCTCCAGTTCACGTTCTCTCGCGACAAGcagcgaggtgagttgatttATCAGCATTTGGGAGGGCGGTTGATCAACTTCGTCGGAGGAAGGAGAATGCATCTCGGGGGGAGGAAGCTGGCAGAACGCGGGTTAGCAAGAGAAAGTAGGAAAGCAAAAATGAAGAAGGATGGAGTGAAGAAGTGACCGTGAGGCTCTTTATAGAAGGCGGGTGGTCAAGTCAAAGCAAAATGCGTGGGAACGGTGCCCCAAGCGACTGGCGACGCAATAAAGGAGGCATAGTATCCTAGGCGACGCGACACAAGGGTTGATGTGAGAGCCCAGGCAACGCGACACAAAAGTCGACGCGTGAGGCAGGAAGCAGAGCGCGCAGAGATATACTGAGatcacagagatatgctgaggcaGAAACACAGAGATACGCTGAGGTCACAGAGATGTGCGAAGGTCTAGTCAGTctgactgtcgtcctccttcgactagacttatgggggaggcttgtgatacggctgGTAATGGGAGGCCCCCCAGAAGGAAAGGGGAGAAAAGTCAAGGCCATATGGctgtcaaaagtcaagaggatgtggcagtcaatagttAAGGTAACTTGGCGGTCAAATTGTCAAGCTGACGGGGCAGTCAGAGTTAAGCATAGGGGGTAGCCAAGGGCCAGACAGACTTGTTGATCGAAGGGGCAGAGCTGTAGGAGAACGAAGAGAGATGACAGGCGGAGCACCAGGCACaggtcgggatcgacagagctgtATAGAGGCAACTCGGTCTGCAGGTCCACCATTCAAAGGCCCgggagtgcaagtcacaaatcacagatcGGACGCGGCAGAGCTATGTAGAGACGGCttggtctgcaggtctgcgattcGAAGAATCGGAAGTACAAGTCACGAATGGTCTGCAGGCCTGCGATTCAAAGGACTGGAAGTACAGTTcacgggtcggaagcggcagaactGATCAGAAATTActcgagctacagacctgcggttgaaggccaggaaatacaaagcgcagaggcaggtcaggcaggtcgggatcggcagaaccgggcagaggcaggtcgggatcggcagagctgagcagaagcagctcgatctacagacctgcggttgaaggccaggaaatacaaagtgcagaggcaggtcgggatcggcagaactGATCAGAAACAGCTCGAGCTGCAGGTCTGCGATTCGGAGGCCCGGAGATGTAAACCACGGATCATAGaccgggatcggcagagccagtCAGAGTCAGCCCGTCTATCAGGTGACACTTAGAGGCTAGAGCCGATCGGAAGAGGCGAGGCCGGTACAGGTCACAATGGATCGGATGAGCTAAGTAGTGTgggtgcggagaatctcaacggtccgtcaagaataatcattacataccaacgatGCGGGCGAAGGCGGTGGTTCCTAGAATGAAAAGATGCCTTCataaccagtagtagcctgccagctgtccctcactacaagacaaaacccatgtgcgaaggcggaggttcctaaatagAAAGATGCCTTCACAacaaatagcagcacgacaggtgtccgggactagacgacaaagcccagcgtctaacgttttctgacaggatggcaggttctAGGAAGGGACgacgcataaaaggggagaaatccctcgtacgcaggtacgcgcacacactccctcgtcactttttccacaactgtttcgTTAGCAGtcgtttcttctttttttttctctactttttctgggaaaaaggacctgacttgaacgtcggagggtctgatccggggactttttccctgggttttagtctctaacgtgagggggaattgtctgagtgtgcgcagggtcctgcagcagcgtcaccacccgtgggagccgaatcacctaCGACTTCCCGTCAACGATCAGGCTATcgcgaccagccttcgtccgactcagccttcagacgggatcatatatatatatatatatatatatatatatatatatatatatatatatatatatatgacaattAGAGAGAGACCTGTCGTCATGAGCGCAGACATGATGGCTGCCGGCGACCAGTTTTGGTGGAAAGACTTGACGTAGGCGGCGGCGCCGGTTACGTGCGGGCAAGCCATGGAAGTGCCCGAGATTATGTTGTAGTTGACGACCCTTGTGTCGTTGGGGAGGTTTGACACCGATGCAACCCGTGACCAGGCGGCCAAAATGTCAATTCCTGGAGCACTTATATCAggctgcatgcatgcatgcaaacACAAATAATTAGTACATTGCCAATTAAGTTGCGATTAATCCATCAAAAATGTGAAGGTAATATAACTGACTGTTATTAATGatgaatcaattaattaattaattactgacCTTCAAGATGTCAGGGGTGATTAAATTGGGGCCTCTCGATGAGAAGGAAGTGACCAAGGGAGCCTCGGAGTCGAAAACTGCTTCACTTTTTTGGATGTTAGCCACAGGATTTCTTTGACGGAGGTCCCAATCCCTTATCAAGGACTTGGATTCAGGCCATATTCCATAATTGAGCATTCCGATGATGATATCACTTTTCAATGGAGGATTTCTATTTACACTATGTGAGAAGTTGAGAAAATCCCATGTCCTCGTTGTGCGAAGCTTCAGGGTTTTACTACGAAACACTGAAATTATTCCTTCCCTTTctgcaattaattaattaattaattaattaattcatacTTGTTCAATTATTGGTATATATTAATTTATAACatataatctaaaattaattaaaactattccCTCCTCCATtcgatatataaatataaattaatatacTGCTCAACTTGTCGGCCTCATCAATCGACAGTTTGGCAGCAAATCCGCTAAAACTCCTTTGATAGCTAGACACCAAAGACTCACTAGGTGAACTGCATTATCATAATTTGTTTTAGTCTCAAAATTTgacaaaatataataaataacatATCAATTTATTAATTACCAGTTCACGGGAATTTCTGTGAGCAAATTAAGATGGAGTTCATAAGTTGGGTATCGGGATGCGTGTTGAGCTCCCATATACACAATATAAACCTGCGGCATGCATGACATTCATGTAGGGTGGTGGTACCATTGATCATTCAGTACAGATTAAAACAGTACGTGTTTACAAAGGAAATctacaaattatatatatatatatattttcttttcttttgaattatgTACGCTTCTTTCTTCATTTGAATATGCAGCTGATGCAATGAGAAATACAAAAGATGTGAAAAATGCAAGAAATTAGATGCGAATATGGTAGCTGAGGAGTCATTGCTCTTCCTTTGGATTTCTGTGAAATTCTACGTATGATGTATGAAATTTTATAGTGGATGCCAACTAATGGAAAGTTTAAGATCAATGGACAACATGTATTACACCGTGAGTTGTAGCGGTATCACGGCTATAATAGAAATAATTAGTGGTAAAATTGTAATGCCAAAAATAAATTTACAGGTAATTTTCtaaacaaatttaattttaaatactaaaatattttaaaatataaatcaaataaataattttaattgataattacATTATTTACTTTATATGCGAAATAAATTTTAGttaatatttttagttttttattgATCAAAATGAATTTTACCGATTGAATTTGGTTAGTAATTTTAATAGCTATAGGTGAATTTAATATATTcaatttaattgataattataataaactttaattaataatttttttaaaatattagtaaaaaaaatttgatcagtaattataattatttattattgtaattatactaagataatttttaaataatttttttgtaaGTAAATGTGTTTATACCAATAAAAAGAGATGTAAAATGTTCACTTTGAAATATCCAATCATATTTGTATCATATCCTATAGAGTGTTAGGTCAGAATAGatattaagggggcgtttggttaaatgataggaatcactatgggtatgagtttgatagtaaggtggaatgggaataggaatggaaatgaaacccatcaagttatatgagtttggttgattcccataaatctagtaatcatttcCAAAatatcattcccaaacccacaattcaaacactatcttttactatcattccattcccttattcctaaacccatcaaccaaacaccccctaagatTCTATACACATATCTAGATTTTCTACTCTTTACATTTATTATTTCCCTCTCAACAATAGCTTTTTTTCTTAATTATTCATATATGATGAATCATACATGTCAAATGTCTCACCCTCATCAAAATTTTGGTGTCTCGTTATTGTCATTTGAAAACTCTAAATATTCTCTCATAGATAGTCATTTCCTATTACATGGGTAGTCAACTTCTAACCTTCCTTCATAGCAATCCTATGATGGGGCATTGAAGGAATAGATGCTCCTGTGTCTCCTCTGTATTGACACAAAAAGTACAAGTGTTATCCTCTACAAATGATAAATGTTCTCTGATGGCCAATCGATAATTAGCTAGCAGCCAAAATGTAAAGGCATTACTAGGCTGAACATATAGCCTCCACAGCATGATCACCCATGATTGGTTAGTCCCTATCCTCCTGAAATACTAGTTCTCTTGACAAGTATTCATATCCATGATGAAATCTGATTTTATAACTCTTGACAAATATGGTGAAGAGGctaacaatttttaaaagatattccTACATGGTTAAAACTTGAATTGGCAATAATATATACACTACGATAGTCAATCGGCTATTGGCCGAGCACAAAACCATTTGTATAATAGTAAGTCTAGGCATATGCATCATATCCACAAAACCATTATGCAACTACTCTTAACGGGAGTTATTACTGTTTACCATATAAAGTCAAAGGATAGCCTATTGAATCTGCTAATTAAAGAGTAAAATAGAGAGTTAGTTGTAAGTTCATCACGAGAAATAAGCTTGATGCTGATGGAAAATATTGGTACAAAAGAAACTCACCCTATGCAGATTGGAAATCCCAAGAACAAGATTCAATGAAACAAATTAATTGCACGACTATGTAGATCACTATGGGGGAACTACCCAATAGACTAGTAAAGGATAGAAGTTAATCACATGACATTTAATAATCTAGCAATGTAATGTAGATTACTCTTGATAGATCACTTATGT encodes the following:
- the LOC122043612 gene encoding subtilisin-like protease SBT4.8, giving the protein MPQVYIVYMGAQHASRYPTYELHLNLLTEIPVNCSPSESLVSSYQRSFSGFAAKLSIDEADKLSKREGIISVFRSKTLKLRTTRTWDFLNFSHSVNRNPPLKSDIIIGMLNYGIWPESKSLIRDWDLRQRNPVANIQKSEAVFDSEAPLVTSFSSRGPNLITPDILKPDISAPGIDILAAWSRVASVSNLPNDTRVVNYNIISGTSMACPHVTGAAAYVKSFHQNWSPAAIMSALMTTAKPMYPSAGQDQLSYGAGQLNPAKAVDPGLVYDAGASDYVQMLCDSGYNETMIRIVTGDSSSCSSSTSIGTARDLNHPSMALHVQSGKAFAAKFLRTVTNVGSARRSKYKAEVRADRRLNVVVNPSKLRFLELNEKRRFTVSVSGGPLPGNSTAPATVIWSDGKHLVRSVMVVYTDFSS